One region of Miscanthus floridulus cultivar M001 chromosome 19, ASM1932011v1, whole genome shotgun sequence genomic DNA includes:
- the LOC136528903 gene encoding uncharacterized protein has translation MDLLEHPLEAVAFRLYSLPIPEAASAATGAAAAWTCLAAVLAAAAAAAAGLWRLRSSTPAAAVAVSMKPLQLDPSRAAEVSSPEPPSRPSLPAAAASTVAPSPKERYTAYYRDAGCVGCCDVGSDEDGNNDEEEDDDADEEREDGDRDVFVSDGADPFGWEAVRSLRPLSPTAAVEMGRRYRRSPTAALSSGSVVQLWDHGAGAGAGGGLTTPMASPRRRGRVVVGAVSAF, from the coding sequence atggaCCTCTTAGAGCACCCCTTGGAGGCCGTCGCCTTCCGCCTCTACTCCCTCCCGATCCCGGAGGCGGCCTCCGCGGCCACAGGCGCCGCGGCTGCGTGGACCTGCCTCGCCGCggtccttgccgccgccgccgccgccgccgcgggcctTTGGCGCCTGCGCTCGTCCACGCCCGCCGCCGCTGTCGCCGTCTCCATGAAGCCTCTGCAGTTGGATCCGTCTCGCGCCGCGGAGGTGTCGTCGCCGGAGCCGCCGTCCAGGCCGTCGTTGCCggccgcggcggcgtcgacggtgGCGCCGTCGCCCAAGGAGAGGTACACGGCGTACTACCGCGACGCCGGCTGCGTCGGGTGCTGCGACGTGGGCAGCGACGAAGACGGAAacaacgacgaggaggaggatgacgatgcggACGAGGAGCGCGAGGACGGTGACCGCGACGTGTTCGTTTCGGATGGGGCGGATCCTTTCGGGTGGGAGGCGGTGAGGTCGCTGCGGCCTCTCAGCCCGACGGCAGCGGTGGAGATGGGGCGGCGGTACCGGAGGAGCCCGACGGCGGCGCTCAGCAGCGGCAGCGTGGTGCAGCTGTGGGATCACGGCGCCGGGGCTGGGGCCGGGGGCGGCTTGACGACGCCGATGGCGAGCCCGCGGCGGAGGGGCCGAGTAGTCGTCGGCGCCGTCTCGGCCTTCTGA
- the LOC136528337 gene encoding peroxiredoxin Q, chloroplastic-like has product MAFTPSTACCKPSLALAPRASSRGSAARAQAALLCTPSTSAFRGLRTPASAAPAPRWRRSAASTGIVCGKVSKGSVPPNFTLKDQNGKPVSLNKFKGKPVVVYFYPADETPGCTKQACAFRDSYEKFKKAGAEVIGISGDDAASHKAFAQKYRLPFTLLSDEGNRVRKEWGVPADLFGTLPGRQTYVLDKQGVVQYIYNNQFQPEKHIGETLKILQST; this is encoded by the exons ATGGCATTCACGCCCTCTACGGCCTGCTGCAAGCCTTCCCTGGCGCTGGCACCGCGGGCGTCGTCCCGCGGCTCGGCGGCCCGCGCGCAGGCGGCGCTCCTCTGCACGCCCTCCACCTCCGCGTTCCGCGGCCTCCGGACGCCCGCATCCGCCGCGCCGGCCCCGCGCTGGCGCCGCTCGGCGGCGTCCACGGGCATCGTCTGCGGCAAG GTCAGCAAGGGCAGCGTGCCACCGAACTTCACTCTCAAGGACCAGAACGGCAAGCCCGTGTCGCTGAACAAGTTCAAGGGCAAGCCCGTCGTCGTCTACTTCTACCCCGCCGACGAGACGCCCGGATGCACAAAGCAG GCGTGCGCGTTCAGGGACTCGTACGAGAAGTTCAAGAAGGCCGGGGCGGAGGTGATCGGCATCAGCGGCGACGACGCGGCGTCGCACAAGGCGTTCGCGCAGAAGTACCGGCTGCCGTTCACGCTGCTGAGCGACGAGGGGAACCGCGTGCGCAAGGAGTGGGGCGTCCCCGCCGACCTGTTCGGCACGCTCCCCGGGCGGCAGACGTACGTGCTGGACAAGCAGGGCGTCGTGCAGTACATCTACAACAACCAGTTCCAGCCCGAGAAGCACATCGGCGAGACGCTCAAGATCCTGCAGAGCACCTGA